ATTAATTAAACTACGTCTTCCTAAAATCGAAATTGCTTTATATAATCTATTTGTCAAAACCATGTCCTTGTAGGTCACACTCACAATTCATAGAGacatacgttttttttttctttaatttcaataaaaCCTTTCTAACTCCACCAATATATATAGACCCACATTTCCCTTTGGCtcataattaaaccaaacagcTTCTCTCATCAAACAAGATCAATTTATCTTAAGTTCAGCAATTAGTTCAAAgcttctttttggtttctaatagTAGAAATGGCATTCTTGAGAAGTTTATTTGATACCAAGCAAATCATTCGCCGGTCTTTTACTATggaatcatcatcaacaccCAAAGGGTTCTTCGCTGTGTATGTTGGAgaaaatctgaagaagaagagatatctTGTTCCGGTTTGTTTCTTGAACAAGCCATCTTTCCAAGCTTTGCTTaggaaagcagaagaagagttCGGTTTTGATCATCCAACCGGAGGTTTAAGTCTACCATGCGACgaagctttcttcttcactgtcACTTCTCAAAAAAGATGTTTACACTCTCTTAGTTTAAGGAGGGAAATACACATTGTAAATATTACACTTTTATATACACGCCGATGAGAATAATCTATTTTGCTTTCGAATTCTATATTATTACAAACACGctccatgcatatatataattctgaAGCCAGTTTCAAACTCTTTTTTGTATAGATTTAATTGTAGGTTCTCTACTTCAGTATTTTCATCAAcggtatactttttttttattcacatCAAACTTCAAAATATCATTCAAGAGATTAACCAATTCGAAAATACAAACGAACTCTCTCGAGAGGAGATATTTAAAAAGTAACAAGCTATACAGAAGTGCAACAATatgtttctattattattattattatttttttttttattattagactAAAAATGTTGTTGTAACTTGAGTACAGTATGTACTAAATCAATATGTTTGTTACTTTACTTTAGAGGTTTCACAAATTTTGTAATGTGAGATAAATAAATCACTAAACTACTGAAAAGCTGTATTTGGATTCCGGTTTAATTTTATACCAGTAAGATCAATTAAAATGCAATGTATCAAAACCGGTCTGAAATGAACCGGATCTATCTGTGGCCGCCGTTACTTAGGTTTTATGCTAAAGAGCTTTGCGTCTCTTTCTCAGCCTCTCTGATTCTGTCTTTCTCCTGCCTCCGACTCTTCACGAAAAACCCTAATTAGCTTTGTGGTCTTGTTGCTTTCGCCATGGAAGACGGCGGAAAGAGCGACGTCCCCAAGTTACCAATCCCTGGAAAGAGAAATATACTAATCACCAGTGCTCTTCCTTACGTCAACAACGTTCCTCATCTCGGAAACATCATTGGATGTAATTTGAATCTCTACTCTCTTTATCTGTGTGCAATTTatgtcttctccttctccgatTTGCGTGTAGTcgtgtgtgtttgttttagaACCAGATGCTTTGTTCAGATATAGAAATCAATTTAGCCTCGAAATCATCCGATTCTAGTTTTACATTTCAAATATAATGGAATTGTTAATAATGTGTGGACCGAGTTTTcggattgagttttttttgttgttgttgttgttgagtgAGTATGGGTGGCTATTTGGATGTTTCTTTCTGGGGTTTATGCAAtgctttgtgtgtgtgttgttttcTTGCAGGTGTTCTGAGCGCTGATGTGTATGCTAGATACTGTCGTCTCCGTGGCTATAATGCGATATACATATGTGGGACTGATGAATATGGGACTGCAACTGAGACCAAAGCTTTGGAGGAGAATTGCACCCCCAAGGAAATCTGTGACAAGTAATGTATcttcattttctaaaatttgataGACTTCGTCTGTAATGATGGTTTATGGGATTTAGACGTgtcttgaaatatttttttatcagtgGATTTGCGATATTGACAAGAATTCTGAATCTTAATAGTTTATCCTTGTTCAACTTAATCAAGAGAGAAATATACGCAAGTTTCCACAGATTTTCAGgatttgtttttgagagaaccTTTCAGATATTTTTGCTGGAGAATTTTGGACTGTAGCatcatttgttgttgttgttgttgtgaatttAGGTACCATGCCATTCATAATGAAGTTTATGACTGGTTTGATATAAGTTTTGACAAGTTTGGGCGAACTTCAACTCCAGAACAGACTGAAGTGTGCCAAGCAATTTTCAAGAAGTTGTGGGAAAACAAGTGGCTTTCTGAGAACACCATGAAGCAGGTGAATGCTTTTACTCAAATACCACTTAGCCTTATTTGATTACAAAAGCAGACATATGCTCTTCTTAAGTAGAAGGATTTACACCACTCAATTTGTGGGGTTTTTAACTCTCATGTCTTTGTGGCCCATTGTATTTTCAGCTTTATTGCGATACATGCAAGAAGTTCTTAGCTGACCGGCTTGTTGAGGGTTCTTGTCCGTTTGACGGGTGCAATTATGGTTCTGCTCGTGGAGATCAGTGCGAAAATTGTGGAAAACTCCTGGATCCTACTGAACTTAAAGATCCGAAGTGCAAGGTTGGCtatacttttcttcttcatggCATCATCCCATCAAGGGATTGTATTTGTGTTGTTTTATACTGTTTATAGCACTGCATTTGCTATGTTTTGTGGGAAAATTGCATGCTTCAGCACGTCAGTTGAAATTTTCATTCACAAACAgctgctatttttttttcctgtggtTATAAAGATGATCTTAGGTGTgaaattttttctattttagagatatctTGTTAATTTAGATGTTGAAACATGAGACGCAGTTGCATCAGTTAATAAGTGATACATATGTATTACATATGGTTATAATATAAATCACTGGTAATGGTTGGTGATTTTGTTTCTCCAGAGcatgctttgtttttcttcctatCTTGATACTTTGGTTCACAGATTTCACAGTTCAGGCCACtgtgtttgttgattttggCTTTCTATAGAGGCACAAGACTATGGTCTTTTATTGCGGATACTAATGATTTATCCCTCAAACAGGTCTGTCAAAATACACCCCGAATTCGCGACACAGACCACCTGTTTATTGAGCTTCCGTTGCTGAAAGATAAGTTGGAAGAGTATATTAAGGAGACATCTGTTGCTGGATCTTGGAGTCAAAATGCTATTCAAACAACAAATGCATGGCTTAGGGATGGGCTTAGACAGAGATGCATTACAAGGGATCTTAAATGGGGAGTACCTGTCCCACATGAGAAATataaggagaaagtaggagccTCATTTCCAGCCAATTtcataaacatttaaacatcAACTACTAATTCAAATCATGGTTATAGGTCTTCTATGTTTGGTTTGATGCTCCTATTGGATACGTCTCAATAACGTCATGCTACACATCTGAATGGGAGAAGTGGTGGAAGAATCCTGAGAATGTGGAGCTTTATCAGTTTATGGGGAAAGACAATGTGCCATTTCACACTGTGAGTATATTACATTTCAGAAATTTGTTTACCGCCAGTTTCTTGTTCCAATGGCTTTAATTATTTACTCTTTtcttcatcttatttttttcaataaattagaACATCAAAAGTCTGTTTGGTTTTCGTCTTTTCTGAAGCTGTGCTCAAGGTCTGCTTAAGAACGGTTtatcttttgttaatttgataGTTTCCCCTAATTTATTGTTATGCAGGTGATGTTTCCCTCTACGCAGCTTGGAACCGGGGAAAATTGGACACTGATGAAGACAATCAGTGTGACCGAATATTTAAACTATGAAGATGGTCAGTTGATGTTTCACCATGGCTTCCTTGGGGACTTAGCTGagtgattttatttaaaaattgtttttgtttgctttgctttttCTGCTATTTATAGAAAACAAGGACATGTTTTTGTATGGGTTTTCAGGAAAGTTCTCCAAGAGTAAAGGTGTTGGAGTGTTTGGTAATGATgtaaaagatacaaatatacCTGTTGAAGTATGGAGATACTACTTGCTGACCAACAGGCCTGAGGTAACTGATTGCTGCTACGAAAttgaaacattttttcttctttcatcatAGGCATGCTTAGCAAGTGTGTAAATTTCAGTAACACTGATTGATTCTGGGGATCGTGCCATCTAGGTGTCTGACACATCATTTTCATGGAAAGATTTGCAAGCAAAACTGAATGGCGAGTTGTTAAGCAACCTAGGCAACTTTGTTAATCGAGTTCTGAGTTTCATAGCAAAGCCGGAAAGTTCAGGTTGGTTATCTTTTCATATTTAAGTAATAGGTGTTAgctgatttgagtttttagttTGACATCCAATTTAGTATATGGGATGTGTATTCTTTTATTAAAGACCAGCCAGTTGGTGTGCAAGTGAGAGATACTTGAACCGTGGGGGATCAGTTTGTTGTCAAATGTTAGCTTGTGATTATGGGATTGAAGGTTCAGTTTCTTTTTAGAACAAACTTGGTAGTCTAAAATGATAGAAAGGTGCATTTGGCTTGCAAGCGTCGTTATTATTATTCTGCTAAGCTAATGTAACGCTCTCTGATAAGATTTCCTCTCTTTGTAAACTTGTATGGACATGGATTGATCAACTGATCATAGAAACATATCTAAAGATCAAATGcccatatatatgtatatgtatatctGTTCATACATTCTAGAGGATTGTCAAATCTTGCATTTGGCCTTCCCAAAAAGACAAACTGAGCATGAGGTTGTGGGATAGCATAAAGTATTAAAGTCTCTTTGAAACAGTTAGAAGAAAAGGCATGAAAAATTAGCTAGAGTTCTGGTTACCTGCTTTGTGATGCTCTTGACGACTAGGGCAAGTCTTTTTCATATCTCTCTTTGATGTGTCTACCGCCTCACTATTGCATGTTTGAATTGATGTGAAGGTTATGGGTCTGTCATTCCTGATGCTCCTGGTGCTGAGTCTCATCCTTTAACAATATCACTGGCTGAAAAGGTTGAAAAGTTGGTGGCAGAGTATGTTGAAGCCATGGAAAAGGTGAGAAATATTGTTATAAACTTTGGCCTGTTATGGCTATCTGACTTTCTGTGCATGTTTGTTTAGGTTCTTAATAAATGCCCTTTTCATTTGATGCAGGTTAAGCTCAAGCAGGGCCTGAAAACTGCCATGCTGATTTCAAATGAAGGGAACTTTTACTTACAAGTAATTCTATTCTCATTAACAAACTATCTATTAGCTTTGCTGGCTATTCAGTCTAACTAACTATGCTGTTATCTGTAGGCAAACCAATTCTGGAAACTCTACAAGGACGATAAACCTTCTTGTGCAATTGTTATAAGAACTGCTGCTGGTTTAGTACACCTTATTGCTCAATTGTTAGAACCTTTCATACCATCCTTTTCTTGTGAGGTCAGTTTGATTGAAAGTTTGGGTAAAATTGTTTCTATTTAGTTGTAATAGAAAGCCAAACGTGATTAGTGCTGTCTATTGCATTTTGTAGGTATTTAAACAACTAAATTTGCCTCCACATTTTTCTCTCTCCGATGAGAGGGGGGAGGTATTACTAGCAAGTAGACCATGGGAGATTCTACCTCCCAGCCACAGGATAGGCACCCCTCAACCTTTGTTCAAGGAGTTGGTATGTAGCTCTCTGATTTTATCCATAGAAAGCCGGCCTTGTTGTATGTTATAAAACGCCATGTAGCATATGAATTATATCTAAATGATATGATCACAGGTTGACGAAGAAGTGCAACAGTACAGAGAAAAGTTTGCTGGAAGTCAGGCTGATAGACGTGCTAGGGATGAAGCAGCAAACTTGACAGATCAacttaataaaacaaaactttcagGTTCTCTATTGTTATTATCAAAATCCTGTTTTACATTCTTTAGGCTTTTAATTGCTAGAGATCCTGAGCTTACTACAGACTGAAATGCTGTTTATTCCCAGATgccaagaaacaaaaagcatcatcatcaaaaagcGGAGGAAAACCCAAACCTCAACCGGCTACTGATCGTGAAGTAACTATGGCAAGACTTGATATCCGAGTTGGTAAAATTTTGAAGGCTGAGAGACATCCTAGGGCAGATGCATTGTATGTGGAAGAAATTGATGTTGGGGGAGGTGAAATCCGCACTGTGGTTAGTGGACTGGTCAACTATATACATCTTGAGGAAATGCAGGTTTGTTCAATCAACCTGTCATATGTTTTCATCCCAATTTCACTATCTATTCCTTTCTAAAATCCAGTTGATCTAATATTGTTTCTGGACAGAACCGTATGGTTTGTGTTCTTTGCAACTTGAAGCCGGCGAAGATGAGGGATATTGTGTCGCAAGCAATGGTTCTTGCAGCTTCCAGTAGTGATGGCAGCAAGGTAGAATGCGCAAGAGTCTCTCTGACCTGTCTGTAGTTCCGCTTGTTTCATTTCGGTTTTATAACAAATTGTTTTTGCTGGAAACCTTTCAGGTGGAGTTAGTTGAGCCCCCTGAATCTGCAATTATTGGTGAGCGAGTTACATTTCCCGGGTTTGAAGGCGAGCCAGACGATCTCTTAAacccaaagaagaaaatatttgagaCACTCGCGGTGGATCTACACACAAATGAGAATCTAGTTGCTTGCTACAAAGATGTGCCCTTCACTACATCTGCAGGTGTATGCAAAGTTTCATCCATCAGCAATGGCCCGGTCCGGTAAAAGCTTACTTGAGCCATAAGCGCCATCTAAAATTCTCCAtttctatcttttcttttttttttttgtaagaggGAAACGAAACGTATTTCCGAGATTTCATTTGAAAAGTTTATTCTAATTACAAACATGTTCTTGTAAACTTTTAAAGTTTGGTACGATTTTggttcttgatttgatgttgtgagaaaatttcatctttttaaaattacccCGCACGTAAAACGACAAATGCCACACAACTTCTGATTCCAACTATTGCATGGAACTAGTTGAGAGGTCCTTAAATTTAGTAAATCTAATAATTCTCGTTTACATTCTAAAAGCAGTCGCATCTTACGTTTTGAGAATTTAGTAAAAATCTAATAATTCTTGTTTACATTCTAAAAGCAGTCAAGTCATTCGTTTTGCTACTTTTGTTACTCGTataatatcacaaaacaaatcgTTCTGCTTAATAATAGCAACATCTTACGTTTTTAACCTTTACAACTAATTTctggaaacaaaatatttatatacctTGCAccacctaatttttttttattaatgttattttttttttatggccaCGACAGCTATGTTTTCTTTTCACTGATCCGAATTATAAAGGTGAAGAACATGCATCACGATAAAGAGTTTTCTACAAAAACAGATAAATCACTCAATTGAATGAAACTCATGACCGAGTAGAGTGAATGGATTGGACACCGCTGGGACTGAAATTTTGAGAATGCCAATTTGTTGGATTGAGCTCAACGGAGCGTTATTACAAACTAGACCAACCCATTCGGATTAAGGTACATAtgtttctatatttatatttttttaaaaatcctacTTATGGCACAACcagtaatatttatataaactcATCTGTAAATTACGGgttgataaatatattttatccaGTTGATAATTGCGATTGACGAAACGTGTAATTTTAATGTTCTTATGTATGCAAGATTAATTTGTTGAATGTCGAGTATAGATACACGAATTGCCCTCAAAGTGTATATTGTCTATACGTAAAACAACAccggaaaaataaataataaataagaaggTTGAATGAATCAAAGGTGGATGGATACTAGTTtagagagttgaataaatggaTCAAAATAACGAAACTAATTCCAAGTCataatatttgttgttataattGTCAACTATATAGCTactaaaatatatcaaaaaacacGGACATTATTTCTGTAAAAGTTTAGGGAGTTGAATAAAAATTTAGAGTGTTAGATAACAATTCAACTCTCTAAATTGTTATCTAACTTTGATTTGTTCAACATTCttagttattacttattacaatTCAGTCAAAGAATTTGTATCCAATGTTGTATCTTTATTAGATTAACTATTTACAGAAAAATGTcccgtgttttttttttatatatatattt
The sequence above is a segment of the Camelina sativa cultivar DH55 chromosome 10, Cs, whole genome shotgun sequence genome. Coding sequences within it:
- the LOC109126984 gene encoding auxin-responsive protein SAUR15-like; this translates as MAFLRSLFDTKQIIRRSFTMESSSTPKGFFAVYVGENLKKKRYLVPVCFLNKPSFQALLRKAEEEFGFDHPTGGLSLPCDEAFFFTVTSQKRCLHSLSLRREIHIVNITLLYTRR
- the LOC104719079 gene encoding methionine--tRNA ligase, cytoplasmic-like; translation: MEDGGKSDVPKLPIPGKRNILITSALPYVNNVPHLGNIIGCVLSADVYARYCRLRGYNAIYICGTDEYGTATETKALEENCTPKEICDKYHAIHNEVYDWFDISFDKFGRTSTPEQTEVCQAIFKKLWENKWLSENTMKQLYCDTCKKFLADRLVEGSCPFDGCNYGSARGDQCENCGKLLDPTELKDPKCKVCQNTPRIRDTDHLFIELPLLKDKLEEYIKETSVAGSWSQNAIQTTNAWLRDGLRQRCITRDLKWGVPVPHEKYKEKVFYVWFDAPIGYVSITSCYTSEWEKWWKNPENVELYQFMGKDNVPFHTVMFPSTQLGTGENWTLMKTISVTEYLNYEDGKFSKSKGVGVFGNDVKDTNIPVEVWRYYLLTNRPEVSDTSFSWKDLQAKLNGELLSNLGNFVNRVLSFIAKPESSGYGSVIPDAPGAESHPLTISLAEKVEKLVAEYVEAMEKVKLKQGLKTAMLISNEGNFYLQANQFWKLYKDDKPSCAIVIRTAAGLVHLIAQLLEPFIPSFSCEVFKQLNLPPHFSLSDERGEVLLASRPWEILPPSHRIGTPQPLFKELVDEEVQQYREKFAGSQADRRARDEAANLTDQLNKTKLSDAKKQKASSSKSGGKPKPQPATDREVTMARLDIRVGKILKAERHPRADALYVEEIDVGGGEIRTVVSGLVNYIHLEEMQNRMVCVLCNLKPAKMRDIVSQAMVLAASSSDGSKVELVEPPESAIIGERVTFPGFEGEPDDLLNPKKKIFETLAVDLHTNENLVACYKDVPFTTSAGVCKVSSISNGPVR